In the genome of Rhinolophus ferrumequinum isolate MPI-CBG mRhiFer1 chromosome 24, mRhiFer1_v1.p, whole genome shotgun sequence, one region contains:
- the TMEM130 gene encoding transmembrane protein 130 isoform X2, protein MAPALWPCVSRILWLACLLPLAPAGVAAGLYELQLTTDSPVTTGAEVTITASLVASDNGSLVLPTNIHFYRFHWIHTPLLLTGKTDEAFSSTIRAVGNEPGDFPVSVWVTAANCWMCQPVARSLLVPSITELLVGNLVVTQNSSLPWPSSYLAKTVLKISFLLHDPSNFFKTASFLYSWDFGDGTQMVTGDAMVYYNYPIIGNFTVKLKVVAEWEQATLDAGKSITQKTGDFSASLKLHETLQGIQVSGPTQIESFQKMTVTLNFLGSPPLTVCWRLKHECLPLEEGECHPVPVANTAYNLTHVFRDPGDYCFSIRAENVISKTHQYHRIQVWPSSMQPAVFAFPCATIITMILALIMYVSLRNAHQKDVAENPEPPTGVKCCCQMCCGPFLLETPSEYLEVVREHHRLLPPLYKSVKTYTV, encoded by the exons GCCTGTATGAACTCCAACTCACCACTGATAGCCCTGTTACCACGGGGGCAGAGGTGACCATCACAGCTAGCCTGGTGGCCAGTGACAACGGCAGCCTGGTCCTGCCCACCAACATTCACTTCTATCGCTTCCACTGGATCCATACTCCACTGCTGCTCACAGGAAAGACGGATGAGGCGTTCAGCTCCACCATCCGCGCTGTGGGCAACGAGCCCGGGGACTTCCCCGTCTCTGTCTGGGTCACCGCCGCCAACTGCTGGATGTGCCAGCCTGTGGCAAGGAGCCTCCTCGTCCCCTCCATCACAG AGCTCCTTGTGGGGAACCTCGTTGTCACCCAGAACTCGTCCCTGCCCTGGCCCAGCTCCTATCTCGCCAAGACAGTCCTTAaaatttccttcctcctccatgaCCCGAGCAACTTCTTCAAGACCGCCTCGTTTCTCTACAGCTGGGACTTCGGAGACGG CACCCAGATGGTGACTGGAGATGCTATGGTCTATTATAACTATCCGATCATTGGAAACTTCACTGTGAAGCTCAAAGTGGTGGCCGAGTGGGAACAGGCAACACTGGATGCTGGGAAGAGCATCACGCAGAAGACGGGAGACTTCTCTGCCTCACTGAAGCTGCACG AAACCCTTCAAGGCATCCAGGTCTCGGGGCCCACCCAAATTGAGAGCTTCCAAAAGATGACAGTGACCTTGAACTTCCTGGGAAG CCCCCCTCTGACTGTGTGCTGGCGTCTCAAGCATGAGTGCCTCCCGCTGGAGGAAGGGGAATGTCACCCGGTACCCGTGGCCAACACAGCTTACAACCTGACCCACGTCTTCCGGGATCCTGGGGACTACTGCTTCAGCATCCGGGCCGAGAATGTCATCAGCAAGACACATCAGTACCACAGGATCCAGGTGTGGCCCTCCA gcatgCAGCCGGCTGTCTTTGCTTTCCCATGCGCCACGATTATCACCATGATTCTGGCACTAATCATGTACGTCAGCCTGAGGAATGCACACCAGAAGGACGTGGCGGAG AATCCGGAGCCACCCACTGGGGTCAAGTGCTGCTGCCAGATGTGCTGTGGGCCCTTCTTGCTGGAGACACCATCTGAGTACCTGGAGGTTGTCCGCGAGCACCACAGGCTACTGCCGCCCCTCTATAAGTCTGTCAAAACTTACACGGTGTGA
- the TMEM130 gene encoding transmembrane protein 130 isoform X1: MAPALWPCVSRILWLACLLPLAPAGVAAGLYELQLTTDSPVTTGAEVTITASLVASDNGSLVLPTNIHFYRFHWIHTPLLLTGKTDEAFSSTIRAVGNEPGDFPVSVWVTAANCWMCQPVARSLLVPSITELLVGNLVVTQNSSLPWPSSYLAKTVLKISFLLHDPSNFFKTASFLYSWDFGDGTQMVTGDAMVYYNYPIIGNFTVKLKVVAEWEQATLDAGKSITQKTGDFSASLKLHETLQGIQVSGPTQIESFQKMTVTLNFLGSPPLTVCWRLKHECLPLEEGECHPVPVANTAYNLTHVFRDPGDYCFSIRAENVISKTHQYHRIQVWPSSMQPAVFAFPCATIITMILALIMYVSLRNAHQKDVAEVADFDFSPMSDKNPEPPTGVKCCCQMCCGPFLLETPSEYLEVVREHHRLLPPLYKSVKTYTV, from the exons GCCTGTATGAACTCCAACTCACCACTGATAGCCCTGTTACCACGGGGGCAGAGGTGACCATCACAGCTAGCCTGGTGGCCAGTGACAACGGCAGCCTGGTCCTGCCCACCAACATTCACTTCTATCGCTTCCACTGGATCCATACTCCACTGCTGCTCACAGGAAAGACGGATGAGGCGTTCAGCTCCACCATCCGCGCTGTGGGCAACGAGCCCGGGGACTTCCCCGTCTCTGTCTGGGTCACCGCCGCCAACTGCTGGATGTGCCAGCCTGTGGCAAGGAGCCTCCTCGTCCCCTCCATCACAG AGCTCCTTGTGGGGAACCTCGTTGTCACCCAGAACTCGTCCCTGCCCTGGCCCAGCTCCTATCTCGCCAAGACAGTCCTTAaaatttccttcctcctccatgaCCCGAGCAACTTCTTCAAGACCGCCTCGTTTCTCTACAGCTGGGACTTCGGAGACGG CACCCAGATGGTGACTGGAGATGCTATGGTCTATTATAACTATCCGATCATTGGAAACTTCACTGTGAAGCTCAAAGTGGTGGCCGAGTGGGAACAGGCAACACTGGATGCTGGGAAGAGCATCACGCAGAAGACGGGAGACTTCTCTGCCTCACTGAAGCTGCACG AAACCCTTCAAGGCATCCAGGTCTCGGGGCCCACCCAAATTGAGAGCTTCCAAAAGATGACAGTGACCTTGAACTTCCTGGGAAG CCCCCCTCTGACTGTGTGCTGGCGTCTCAAGCATGAGTGCCTCCCGCTGGAGGAAGGGGAATGTCACCCGGTACCCGTGGCCAACACAGCTTACAACCTGACCCACGTCTTCCGGGATCCTGGGGACTACTGCTTCAGCATCCGGGCCGAGAATGTCATCAGCAAGACACATCAGTACCACAGGATCCAGGTGTGGCCCTCCA gcatgCAGCCGGCTGTCTTTGCTTTCCCATGCGCCACGATTATCACCATGATTCTGGCACTAATCATGTACGTCAGCCTGAGGAATGCACACCAGAAGGACGTGGCGGAG GTGGCTGATTTTGACTTTTCCCCCATGTCTGACAAGAATCCGGAGCCACCCACTGGGGTCAAGTGCTGCTGCCAGATGTGCTGTGGGCCCTTCTTGCTGGAGACACCATCTGAGTACCTGGAGGTTGTCCGCGAGCACCACAGGCTACTGCCGCCCCTCTATAAGTCTGTCAAAACTTACACGGTGTGA